One window from the genome of Gimesia aquarii encodes:
- a CDS encoding TrkH family potassium uptake protein, giving the protein MALSHLPSRFQYQTHHPRRCRVLRRIEIFALIIAVIALVILHGLLKITTIVHWELGGTIVLAMLYFGFSLSLRYFWYISKKEFIKRNLIYLLISGFWLLTSLAILIFHNLIPNQLELILDVSEFCIILRSLYETIILIRRVSSRGWNPALIVAASFLILIAIGTTLLMFPSARVQDLTDKDSETAPFLVALFTSTSASCVTGLTIVPTGSYWSRTGHTIIMFLFQIGGLGILTFGAFFAAAFGRTMQIRESVTFSEMLESHQRGDVRRLVLAILGITIFTELTGAFFLSGLWPELPWGDRIYHSLFHSISGYCNAGFSLMDDNLLNMGHHWQVWGVMPILIIIGGLGFAVNYNFMLYGITHFSNFSVRKPLFNHPTQKVRLTISSRLVFITTIFLLAGGTIGIYLLESIHMQKEVSSGELLNSAWFQSVSFRTAGFNTVDLGELQPQSKLFAVLLMFIGASPGSTGGGVKTVVFALALLSVWSLLKGRDRVEIMGRTIPSALINRSLTIISLGILVLMSSTLLVVLFENRQDIFLNHLFETTSAFATVGVSTGITADLTTPSHWVIIFTMFIGRVGPLTALIALTNRGPSYRYSYPEESVNLG; this is encoded by the coding sequence ATGGCATTGTCACATCTTCCAAGTCGCTTTCAATATCAAACCCATCATCCGCGGCGCTGCCGTGTATTGCGACGAATAGAAATCTTTGCGCTAATCATCGCGGTGATCGCCCTTGTTATTCTACATGGCTTACTGAAGATTACCACTATAGTACATTGGGAACTAGGTGGCACTATTGTTCTCGCAATGCTGTATTTTGGATTCAGCCTCTCACTACGCTATTTTTGGTATATCTCAAAAAAAGAGTTTATTAAGCGAAATCTGATCTACCTGTTGATTTCCGGCTTTTGGTTACTCACTAGTCTGGCGATTCTCATTTTTCACAATTTGATCCCTAACCAACTGGAATTGATTTTAGATGTTTCAGAATTTTGCATTATCCTCAGGAGCCTCTATGAAACGATCATATTAATTCGTCGTGTTTCATCCCGAGGTTGGAATCCAGCGTTAATCGTTGCCGCTTCGTTTCTCATCCTGATTGCCATTGGAACCACCCTCCTGATGTTTCCTTCAGCCCGAGTTCAGGACCTTACTGACAAAGATTCGGAAACGGCCCCTTTTCTGGTTGCCTTATTTACATCCACCAGTGCCAGTTGTGTCACAGGACTCACTATTGTTCCCACGGGCTCCTACTGGAGCAGAACCGGACATACCATTATCATGTTTCTCTTTCAAATTGGTGGTTTAGGTATCTTAACATTCGGTGCCTTTTTTGCAGCCGCTTTTGGACGCACGATGCAAATTCGTGAGAGTGTCACATTCAGCGAGATGCTGGAATCGCATCAAAGAGGAGATGTCAGACGATTAGTATTGGCAATTTTGGGAATTACGATTTTTACGGAACTGACAGGCGCATTTTTCCTGTCAGGTCTTTGGCCTGAACTTCCCTGGGGAGATCGTATTTACCATAGTCTTTTTCATTCGATCAGTGGCTATTGTAATGCTGGTTTCAGTTTGATGGATGACAATCTACTCAACATGGGACACCACTGGCAAGTTTGGGGGGTAATGCCAATATTAATCATCATTGGTGGTTTAGGCTTTGCTGTTAACTATAACTTTATGCTTTATGGAATCACTCATTTCTCAAACTTTTCAGTACGAAAACCACTGTTTAATCACCCCACTCAAAAAGTAAGGCTTACAATTTCTTCACGACTCGTTTTCATAACAACCATCTTCTTACTGGCAGGTGGGACTATCGGAATCTACCTGCTTGAATCAATCCATATGCAAAAAGAAGTTTCTTCTGGAGAATTGCTCAACTCAGCATGGTTCCAGTCTGTTTCTTTCAGAACGGCTGGTTTTAACACAGTAGACTTAGGAGAATTACAGCCGCAGTCTAAACTGTTTGCAGTATTACTCATGTTTATTGGTGCCTCTCCCGGATCAACTGGTGGAGGAGTCAAAACCGTTGTCTTTGCACTGGCCCTACTCTCAGTCTGGTCTCTTCTCAAGGGTAGGGATCGTGTAGAAATCATGGGCCGAACAATACCCAGCGCTTTAATTAACCGATCTTTAACGATCATCTCACTGGGCATTCTGGTTCTGATGTCGTCAACACTGTTAGTCGTTTTATTTGAAAACAGACAAGACATTTTTCTGAACCACCTGTTTGAAACGACCAGCGCCTTCGCTACTGTTGGTGTTTCCACGGGGATTACCGCTGATTTGACGACGCCCTCACATTGGGTCATCATCTTTACGATGTTTATTGGAAGAGTTGGTCCTCTGACAGCGTTGATAGCCCTGACAAATCGTGGTCCCTCATATCGATATAGCTATCCTGAAGAAAGTGTGAATTTAGGTTAA
- a CDS encoding SGNH/GDSL hydrolase family protein — protein MKTRVIIPRMIIMVLFFHFSIDSWADEKSEHDFKRWERSISEFELKDQKQGVQKQGVLFVGSSSIRLWDLEKYFPSQKAINRGFGGSEIVDSTHFADRIILNHEPRLIFLYAGDNDLSRDRTAEEVAGDFQKFTEVIHKRLPKTRIVFIAIKPSLRRWELADTIMKANQLICQRCANHNFLDYADVWNPMLGADCKPRPELFKSDGLHLNHEGYLVWTKVVKPYLCQ, from the coding sequence ATGAAAACAAGAGTCATTATTCCGCGTATGATCATAATGGTTTTGTTCTTTCACTTTTCAATAGATAGTTGGGCCGATGAGAAATCCGAACATGATTTTAAGAGGTGGGAACGATCAATTTCAGAGTTTGAATTGAAGGATCAAAAGCAGGGAGTTCAAAAGCAGGGGGTCTTGTTTGTCGGCAGTTCAAGTATTCGGCTTTGGGACTTAGAAAAATACTTTCCCAGTCAAAAAGCCATTAATCGAGGATTTGGTGGATCCGAAATCGTCGATTCAACTCATTTTGCCGATCGCATCATTTTGAATCACGAACCGCGGTTGATTTTTTTATATGCAGGTGACAACGATCTTTCACGTGATCGGACGGCGGAGGAAGTGGCTGGCGATTTCCAGAAATTTACAGAAGTAATCCATAAACGGCTTCCCAAAACGCGAATCGTTTTTATTGCTATCAAACCAAGTCTTCGACGTTGGGAACTGGCTGATACGATTATGAAAGCGAATCAACTGATTTGCCAGCGATGTGCAAATCATAATTTTCTGGATTATGCCGATGTCTGGAACCCGATGTTAGGAGCTGATTGTAAACCGCGTCCTGAATTGTTCAAATCAGATGGTTTGCACTTAAATCACGAAGGATACCTGGTCTGGACGAAAGTCGTTAAGCCTTATTTATGTCAATAA
- the folP gene encoding dihydropteroate synthase, with amino-acid sequence MNSPPLESSTEKTGSLPVWKCGSKSIPFSRLPLLMGILNVTPDSFSDGGEAIELDSAVKKGLQLVQEGADILDVGGESTRPGAESVSLDEELRRVIPAIKALSAQTQVPISIDTTKAEVARQAIQAGATIINDISGFTFDQDMIPLALETRAGLICMHIQGTPQTMQKNPEYQNVVTDIKAWFGERLQILLEAGIEQDRIVLDPGLGFGKNAEHNLDILSNIRDFKELGFPVLIGHSRKRFLSKLLNRSVEERLAGTIGVSLALAEQSVDILRIHDVAANRDALSAWDAISQRVP; translated from the coding sequence GTGAATTCACCACCTCTCGAAAGCTCAACCGAAAAAACAGGTTCTCTGCCAGTCTGGAAGTGTGGTTCAAAATCGATACCTTTCAGTCGGTTACCACTACTCATGGGAATTCTGAATGTCACTCCAGATAGTTTTTCAGATGGAGGAGAGGCGATTGAACTTGACTCTGCTGTCAAAAAAGGGTTGCAGCTTGTTCAAGAGGGGGCTGATATTTTAGATGTTGGTGGAGAGTCCACTCGTCCTGGGGCGGAGTCAGTTTCTTTAGATGAAGAATTAAGAAGAGTGATTCCAGCCATTAAAGCGTTATCAGCACAAACTCAGGTTCCCATTTCCATAGATACAACAAAAGCAGAGGTAGCCAGGCAGGCAATCCAGGCGGGAGCCACCATCATAAATGATATTTCGGGTTTTACTTTTGATCAGGATATGATCCCTCTCGCTTTAGAAACCCGGGCTGGCTTGATTTGTATGCATATTCAAGGAACTCCACAAACCATGCAAAAAAATCCTGAATATCAGAATGTAGTAACTGATATCAAAGCATGGTTTGGTGAACGTCTGCAAATATTGCTTGAGGCTGGAATTGAACAGGATCGGATTGTACTTGATCCTGGTCTGGGGTTTGGGAAGAATGCTGAGCATAATTTAGACATTTTGTCGAACATTCGAGATTTTAAAGAACTGGGTTTTCCTGTCCTTATTGGCCATTCTCGTAAACGCTTTTTGTCGAAATTACTTAATCGATCGGTTGAAGAACGTCTAGCAGGTACGATTGGAGTTTCACTCGCTTTAGCAGAACAATCTGTTGATATCCTACGTATTCACGATGTGGCCGCTAATCGTGATGCTTTGTCGGCCTGGGATGCAATTTCTCAGCGAGTTCCATGA
- the groL gene encoding chaperonin GroEL (60 kDa chaperone family; promotes refolding of misfolded polypeptides especially under stressful conditions; forms two stacked rings of heptamers to form a barrel-shaped 14mer; ends can be capped by GroES; misfolded proteins enter the barrel where they are refolded when GroES binds), whose protein sequence is MAKLLSFDEEARKSLLAGVTKLSQAVSSTLGPRGRNAVLDKGWGTPKVTKDGVTVAEDIELEDPFENMGVQLVKEAASKTNDVAGDGTTTATVLAEAIYREGLKYIASGADPMALSRGVQKAVDAVVEQIEKISKEVKGKDKKAIQTVATIAGNNDPAIGKILADALLKVGADGVITVEEGRSVSTEVDLVEGMQFERGFLSPHFVTDEDNQTCDLERVRILIYEEKISSAQALVPLLEQVSKDGSPLLIIAEDIEGEALATLVVNKLRGILKVCAVKAPGYGDRRKAMLEDIAVLTGGKAIFKDLGIKLEAVELKDLGQAKKVHINTDNTTIVSGGGNKAAVSGRADQIRAEIEVTDSEYDREKLQERLAKLAGGVAQINVGAATETEMKERKDLIDDALSATRAAIEEGIVPGGGIALLRSTKSLNNLKLSGDQALGVSLVQRVLEMPLRAIAENAGLDGSVVSNRVKKDKSNSFGYDALNDRYGDMFDFGVVDPAKVVRSSLQNAASVATLLMTTDSIVVEEPKEEEDDHHHDDHHDMGGMGGMGGMGGGMPGMGGMPGMGGMPGMGGF, encoded by the coding sequence GTGGCAAAACTTTTAAGCTTTGACGAAGAGGCCAGAAAGAGTTTATTGGCAGGCGTCACCAAATTATCGCAGGCAGTGAGCAGTACGCTTGGTCCGCGAGGACGTAACGCTGTCTTAGACAAAGGCTGGGGAACCCCCAAGGTGACCAAAGATGGTGTCACTGTAGCGGAAGACATCGAACTGGAAGACCCATTTGAAAATATGGGAGTTCAGTTGGTAAAAGAGGCTGCATCAAAAACAAATGATGTCGCCGGCGATGGCACTACAACGGCCACCGTTTTGGCAGAAGCCATCTACCGAGAAGGTCTGAAGTATATTGCTTCTGGTGCAGATCCAATGGCACTGAGTCGCGGTGTTCAGAAAGCCGTCGATGCCGTGGTTGAGCAGATTGAAAAGATTTCCAAAGAAGTAAAAGGCAAAGATAAAAAGGCAATTCAAACGGTTGCCACTATTGCGGGGAACAATGACCCGGCAATCGGAAAGATTCTGGCCGACGCATTACTGAAAGTGGGAGCTGATGGTGTCATCACTGTAGAAGAAGGGCGCAGTGTCTCAACAGAAGTTGACCTGGTAGAAGGCATGCAGTTTGAACGTGGTTTCCTTTCACCTCACTTTGTCACTGATGAAGACAATCAAACCTGCGATCTGGAACGAGTTCGTATCTTAATCTACGAAGAAAAAATCAGTTCTGCTCAAGCATTAGTACCATTGCTGGAGCAGGTTTCCAAAGATGGTTCACCACTTTTGATCATCGCAGAAGATATTGAAGGTGAAGCATTAGCAACTTTAGTTGTGAATAAGCTGCGAGGAATCCTTAAAGTCTGTGCTGTAAAAGCTCCTGGCTACGGTGATCGTCGCAAAGCTATGCTTGAAGATATTGCCGTTTTGACTGGTGGCAAAGCCATTTTCAAGGACCTTGGTATCAAACTGGAAGCTGTCGAACTGAAAGATCTTGGTCAGGCCAAGAAGGTTCATATCAACACCGACAATACAACCATAGTCAGTGGTGGTGGAAATAAAGCTGCTGTCAGTGGCCGTGCTGACCAAATTCGAGCAGAAATTGAAGTCACAGACAGCGAGTACGATCGTGAAAAACTCCAAGAACGTTTGGCAAAACTGGCTGGTGGTGTAGCACAAATTAACGTCGGTGCTGCAACCGAAACTGAAATGAAAGAGCGAAAAGACCTGATTGATGACGCACTCTCTGCAACCCGTGCTGCCATCGAAGAAGGTATTGTTCCCGGTGGTGGAATTGCATTACTACGATCTACCAAATCGCTCAATAATTTAAAATTGTCTGGTGATCAGGCTCTGGGAGTTTCTTTAGTCCAGAGAGTTCTGGAAATGCCTTTACGGGCGATTGCAGAAAACGCAGGTCTAGATGGCTCCGTTGTCTCGAACCGCGTGAAAAAAGATAAAAGTAATTCCTTTGGGTATGACGCATTGAATGATCGTTATGGCGATATGTTCGACTTTGGTGTGGTTGATCCAGCAAAAGTAGTACGCTCTTCATTACAGAATGCAGCCAGTGTTGCTACCTTGCTCATGACAACAGATTCCATCGTTGTTGAAGAACCCAAAGAAGAAGAAGACGATCACCACCATGACGACCACCACGACATGGGTGGAATGGGAGGCATGGGCGGTATGGGTGGCGGAATGCCAGGAATGGGAGGCATGCCCGGAATGGGTGGTATGCCAGGCATGGGAGGCTTCTAG
- a CDS encoding ammonium transporter has translation MNWKNALTGLLSSLVVVLAFTQPTMAFDEAESTETPAVEVTEESVEETEEAPALSLSEIYYALDNSMLFLCAVLVLFMQSGFAMVESGFNSSKNTINILFKNLMDVCAGVLIYYAIGYGLMYPGDNGNGYFGFGQFGIGEAGDAGPGVLHPQVDFLFQVAFAATAATIVSGAVAGRMKFSSYLIYSIVLTGIIYPISGYWKWGGGWLDAKGFYDFAGSIVVHAVGGFAGLAGALVLGPRIGRFKDGKSSPIPGHNIAQATLGVFILWVGWYGFNPGSQLAFAGTDNTNAVMLIATNTTLAAATGGVAAMILGWLMYGKPDISMALNGVLAGLVGITANCDSVTNVEAIAIGGIAGVLVVGGILALEKLRIDDPVGAFPVHGLCGIWGGVATGIFGDYDLGVQILGSIVIPVYAFFTMLVLFLILKVIGQLRVSEEDELKGLDLSEHGMQAYH, from the coding sequence ATGAATTGGAAAAATGCGCTCACGGGCTTATTGTCTAGCCTTGTCGTAGTGTTAGCATTCACACAACCGACGATGGCGTTTGATGAAGCTGAGTCGACTGAAACACCAGCAGTCGAAGTTACTGAGGAATCAGTAGAGGAAACGGAAGAAGCCCCCGCCCTGTCATTATCTGAGATCTATTACGCTCTCGACAACAGTATGTTGTTCTTGTGTGCGGTTCTGGTGCTCTTCATGCAGTCTGGCTTCGCGATGGTCGAATCCGGATTTAACTCTTCTAAAAATACAATCAATATTCTCTTTAAGAATCTCATGGATGTGTGTGCCGGTGTTCTTATTTATTACGCCATCGGATATGGATTAATGTATCCGGGTGACAATGGGAATGGATACTTCGGCTTTGGGCAATTTGGTATCGGTGAGGCAGGAGATGCTGGACCTGGCGTCTTGCATCCTCAAGTCGATTTCCTATTCCAGGTAGCCTTTGCGGCAACTGCAGCTACGATCGTCTCGGGGGCTGTCGCTGGTCGTATGAAATTCAGCTCATACCTCATCTATAGTATCGTGCTCACAGGGATTATTTATCCGATTAGTGGATACTGGAAATGGGGCGGTGGATGGTTAGATGCGAAAGGCTTTTATGATTTCGCCGGTTCAATTGTAGTACATGCAGTCGGTGGATTTGCCGGTTTAGCTGGAGCACTTGTATTAGGACCAAGAATTGGTCGTTTCAAGGATGGGAAATCCTCTCCTATTCCCGGTCATAACATTGCTCAAGCCACGTTGGGTGTATTTATTCTCTGGGTCGGTTGGTACGGATTTAACCCTGGTAGCCAATTGGCATTTGCGGGTACTGATAACACCAACGCTGTAATGTTGATCGCAACAAATACAACGCTCGCTGCAGCCACAGGTGGTGTCGCGGCGATGATCCTTGGCTGGCTCATGTATGGCAAACCCGATATTTCCATGGCTTTGAATGGAGTCTTAGCAGGATTAGTTGGAATTACAGCCAACTGTGATAGTGTGACCAATGTAGAGGCGATTGCCATAGGCGGCATTGCAGGAGTGTTAGTGGTTGGTGGTATTCTTGCTTTGGAAAAATTGAGAATTGACGACCCCGTCGGTGCGTTTCCCGTGCATGGTCTGTGTGGCATCTGGGGGGGAGTCGCCACAGGTATCTTTGGTGATTACGATCTGGGTGTGCAAATCCTGGGATCAATTGTAATTCCCGTCTATGCATTTTTCACAATGCTCGTTCTCTTCTTAATCTTGAAAGTCATCGGACAATTACGTGTATCCGAAGAAGACGAATTGAAGGGTCTGGACTTATCAGAGCACGGAATGCAGGCTTACCACTAA
- a CDS encoding potassium channel family protein codes for MIKVAVIGLGRFGIELAKRLGNSGVEVIAIDHSDKLVNEVKDDVAIAVRLNATDELALKSQEIDKVDACVISIGENFEAALLITVIVKKMGVPKIICRAQSKFHAEIFSQIGATEVIQPEVQAGTHLARLLANPHLEDYLQVGDGYTMIELLTPNEFVGKNLVELSMRSKYSVNVVAIRKRNSEEVEQKIGKMYTTDCVPHPDYQIQESDILLIIGTDQNLARLPTSNT; via the coding sequence GTGATAAAAGTAGCAGTAATTGGATTAGGACGATTCGGAATAGAACTGGCCAAACGACTGGGAAACAGTGGTGTGGAAGTCATCGCCATAGATCATTCTGATAAACTGGTCAATGAAGTAAAAGACGATGTCGCCATCGCAGTCCGTCTCAATGCAACAGATGAATTAGCTTTAAAGAGCCAGGAGATTGACAAAGTCGATGCCTGCGTGATTTCGATTGGTGAAAACTTTGAGGCTGCATTACTCATCACAGTGATCGTCAAAAAAATGGGAGTTCCCAAGATCATTTGCCGTGCACAGTCTAAATTTCATGCTGAAATTTTTTCTCAAATCGGCGCGACAGAAGTCATTCAACCCGAAGTGCAAGCGGGAACTCACCTCGCTCGGTTATTAGCCAATCCTCACCTGGAAGATTATCTCCAGGTCGGTGATGGGTATACCATGATTGAGCTTTTAACTCCGAATGAATTTGTGGGTAAAAACCTGGTCGAACTTTCGATGCGATCTAAATACTCGGTCAATGTAGTTGCAATCCGGAAACGTAATTCTGAAGAAGTCGAACAAAAAATAGGCAAAATGTATACAACCGACTGTGTGCCTCACCCCGACTATCAAATACAGGAATCTGATATTTTATTAATTATTGGTACCGACCAAAATCTGGCAAGACTCCCTACGAGCAATACCTAA
- the glpK gene encoding glycerol kinase GlpK, which translates to MAKYVLALDQGTTSSRSILFNHQGQIEATAQQEFEQIFPSPGLVEHNPEAIWDSQLATAQKVIRQSGADLSEIAAIGITNQRETIVLWDRDTGKPVSNAIVWQSRLTAGRCDQLKAEGYEKLFREKTGLVLDAYFSGSKIEYLLNEISGLRDQARAGKILMGTIDTFLIWRLTGGKVHVTDPSNASRTLLYNIHTHEWDNELLDVFDIPRCMLPEVKSSSEVYGETASELFGAPIKIAGIAGDQQAATFGQGCFESGSAKNTYGTGCFMLMNTGEQPVLSDAGLLTTIGWSINGKVTYCLEGSVFIAGAAIQWLRDGLQIIKTAPEVEALASQVEDSGDVFFVPAFVGLGAPYWNQDARGTLIGLTRGSTKEHVARAVLESLAYQSCDVLHAMEQDSNIKLKSLKVDGGAAANSLLMQFQADMLDVPVQRPVVHETTALGAAYLSGLAVGFWQDQAEVTNNWALDAEYQPSMEASRRDHLYQRWQKAIERSKDWV; encoded by the coding sequence ATGGCAAAGTACGTTTTGGCCCTCGATCAGGGAACGACATCAAGCCGATCCATATTATTTAACCATCAAGGGCAAATCGAAGCGACTGCACAGCAAGAGTTTGAGCAGATTTTCCCCTCTCCCGGATTGGTAGAGCATAATCCGGAAGCGATTTGGGATTCACAATTGGCAACTGCTCAAAAAGTCATTCGACAATCTGGTGCTGATTTGTCTGAAATCGCTGCGATAGGTATTACGAATCAGCGAGAAACAATAGTGCTTTGGGACCGTGACACGGGCAAGCCTGTCTCAAACGCCATTGTCTGGCAGAGCCGTCTGACAGCAGGACGATGCGATCAACTCAAAGCAGAAGGTTACGAAAAATTATTTCGTGAGAAAACGGGACTTGTTCTCGATGCCTACTTTTCCGGAAGTAAAATCGAATATCTATTGAATGAAATCAGTGGACTGAGAGATCAAGCCAGAGCCGGTAAAATTCTCATGGGTACAATCGATACATTTCTGATATGGCGACTGACCGGGGGAAAGGTGCATGTTACCGATCCAAGCAATGCCAGCCGGACACTGTTATACAATATTCACACTCATGAATGGGATAATGAATTGCTGGATGTCTTTGATATCCCCCGTTGTATGTTGCCTGAAGTGAAAAGCTCCAGCGAAGTTTATGGAGAGACTGCTTCCGAGCTGTTTGGGGCACCGATCAAAATTGCCGGGATCGCCGGTGATCAACAGGCGGCGACGTTTGGTCAGGGCTGCTTTGAATCGGGCTCAGCGAAGAACACTTATGGGACAGGCTGTTTCATGCTGATGAATACCGGCGAACAGCCTGTGCTCTCTGATGCAGGTTTATTAACCACCATTGGTTGGAGCATCAATGGAAAAGTCACTTATTGTCTGGAAGGCTCTGTTTTTATTGCCGGAGCGGCCATTCAGTGGTTACGAGATGGGTTACAGATAATTAAGACAGCGCCTGAAGTAGAAGCGTTAGCGTCACAAGTCGAAGATTCCGGCGATGTCTTTTTTGTCCCGGCTTTTGTTGGCTTAGGCGCCCCGTATTGGAATCAAGATGCACGTGGGACTCTTATAGGTTTAACACGCGGATCGACGAAAGAACATGTTGCCCGCGCTGTTTTGGAATCTTTAGCATATCAAAGCTGTGATGTCTTACACGCGATGGAACAAGACTCAAACATTAAACTGAAAAGTCTTAAGGTCGATGGAGGAGCAGCCGCTAACAGTTTATTAATGCAGTTTCAGGCAGACATGCTGGACGTACCCGTTCAACGTCCGGTTGTACATGAAACAACGGCTTTAGGTGCCGCCTACCTGTCTGGACTCGCAGTTGGATTTTGGCAGGATCAGGCAGAAGTCACTAACAACTGGGCACTTGATGCAGAATATCAGCCATCCATGGAAGCAAGCAGGCGAGACCATCTGTATCAGCGGTGGCAAAAAGCGATTGAACGCTCGAAGGATTGGGTGTAA
- a CDS encoding HD domain-containing protein codes for MVRDFISESLTHDPIHGYIPFTSKTGIPDDEVSEQEIIDHPWVQRLRHIHQLQTAWWVFPSAEHMRFQHVLGAMHLASVTINAWYDSLNSACRNVPSLPYVESLVRLAALLHDVGHGPFGHFFDDHYLDQFELTHEDIGAYIIENELGDLIRGIRRNPNGRLNPLEELDPKQIGWLIRRPAGDSESEDGNPDWLCKLRAMFSGIYTVDNMDFVLRDAYMSGYNTRAVDVSRLVHYSFFTSEGLTIHGRGLPALVNFIETRANLFRTIYYHRTVRAVDIALEEIFPETMEHLFHGNPLEKLDEYLGFTESSFLVDVGRFQKSSDPDVQSLGKRWQGILSRNVEWKMACERSINFHSGTAVHTSIYSEPDLVEKRVRAKLPAELNQIPLRIDVAKHYHRPSGRLPAGGQNFLLDPGTEETQELNDDELFRALPVSFLIFRVYTQDHQHDFEITNAMNAALGEVSDSKTNM; via the coding sequence ATGGTACGCGATTTTATTTCCGAAAGTTTGACTCATGATCCGATTCATGGATATATTCCCTTTACTTCTAAAACAGGAATTCCTGATGATGAAGTCTCAGAACAGGAAATTATAGATCATCCCTGGGTTCAAAGGCTCAGGCACATTCATCAACTACAAACGGCGTGGTGGGTCTTCCCGTCTGCAGAGCATATGCGGTTTCAGCATGTATTGGGAGCGATGCATCTGGCTTCTGTTACAATAAATGCCTGGTATGATTCTCTGAATAGCGCATGCAGGAATGTTCCTTCGTTGCCCTATGTCGAAAGTCTGGTTCGACTGGCTGCTTTATTACATGATGTCGGTCATGGCCCCTTCGGACATTTTTTTGACGATCATTACCTGGATCAGTTTGAGCTGACCCATGAAGACATCGGTGCCTATATCATTGAAAACGAATTGGGTGATTTGATTCGAGGAATTCGTAGAAATCCCAATGGGCGCTTAAATCCTCTTGAAGAATTGGATCCTAAACAGATCGGTTGGCTCATTCGGCGACCCGCTGGAGATTCTGAAAGCGAAGATGGAAATCCAGATTGGCTTTGCAAACTGCGGGCAATGTTCAGCGGAATTTATACTGTCGATAATATGGACTTCGTTTTACGCGATGCTTATATGTCGGGGTATAACACGCGGGCAGTCGATGTATCACGATTGGTACACTATAGTTTTTTTACGTCAGAGGGTTTAACTATTCATGGTCGTGGGTTACCTGCGTTAGTCAATTTTATTGAAACCCGAGCCAACCTTTTCAGGACGATTTATTATCATCGCACTGTTCGCGCAGTCGACATCGCTTTGGAAGAGATTTTCCCTGAAACAATGGAGCACCTGTTCCATGGAAATCCTCTTGAAAAGTTGGATGAGTACTTGGGATTTACAGAATCATCTTTTCTTGTCGACGTTGGCAGGTTTCAGAAAAGTTCTGATCCGGATGTTCAAAGTTTAGGTAAACGTTGGCAGGGGATTCTTTCACGAAATGTCGAGTGGAAGATGGCCTGTGAACGATCGATCAATTTTCATTCCGGAACGGCCGTCCATACCTCAATTTATTCTGAGCCTGATCTGGTCGAAAAGCGGGTACGTGCCAAACTGCCTGCGGAGTTAAATCAGATTCCACTAAGAATTGATGTCGCCAAGCATTATCATCGTCCTAGTGGGAGATTACCTGCAGGAGGCCAAAATTTCCTCCTTGATCCGGGCACCGAGGAAACACAGGAGCTTAACGATGATGAATTATTTAGGGCGTTGCCGGTGAGCTTTCTGATATTCAGAGTTTATACTCAGGACCATCAACACGATTTTGAGATTACCAACGCCATGAATGCTGCATTAGGTGAGGTCTCTGATTCCAAGACTAACATGTAA
- a CDS encoding co-chaperone GroES, protein MELNPLDDRLVIEPNVAEETTAGGIVLPDTAQEKPQSGTVVAVGPGRLLESGERCPVAVEIGDEVLYGKYGGTDIEVSGKEVKILRESDILAKIMK, encoded by the coding sequence ATGGAACTGAATCCCCTTGATGACCGTCTCGTCATTGAACCAAATGTTGCGGAAGAAACCACTGCCGGTGGAATTGTTCTGCCTGATACCGCTCAGGAAAAACCACAAAGCGGTACTGTTGTCGCCGTTGGTCCAGGACGACTTCTTGAAAGCGGTGAACGTTGCCCCGTTGCCGTTGAAATAGGAGACGAGGTACTCTACGGCAAGTATGGTGGAACTGATATCGAAGTGAGCGGAAAAGAAGTCAAGATTTTACGTGAAAGCGATATTCTTGCCAAAATCATGAAATAA